AACGGCCGACCTAGCTGTTCTGCGAGATCTCAACTCGCCTTGGCCATCACCCCGCCGATCTCCGTGGTCGTCGATCCCGCCCTCAGCGGTGAGTGGAGACTCCGTTGCGCCGTGCGCGCCTCGGCTGCCGTGCGGAAACCTACTCCGCGTCAGCTGCTGACGCTTGGTAGACGGGCTCTGGTGTATTACGTTGTATGACATGAAGACTTCGGCTCTCACCATCCGACTAGACGCGGAGCTTGAACGGCGACTCGCGCGAGCCGCGCGGAGGAGCGGCCGAACCCGGAGCGAGTTCGTGCGCGAGGCGCTCCGGCGCCAGTTGGCGATTGCCCAACTCGAGGAT
This window of the Gemmatimonadota bacterium genome carries:
- a CDS encoding ribbon-helix-helix protein, CopG family, with product MKTSALTIRLDAELERRLARAARRSGRTRSEFVREALRRQLAIAQLEDLRRRIMPFAEAQGYLTDEDVFRDLS